A region of Pontiella agarivorans DNA encodes the following proteins:
- a CDS encoding aminoacetone oxidase family FAD-binding enzyme has product MNKTDLIIIGGGAAGLMAGSAAGELGLRALVLERKAKPGRKLLMCGNSRCNLTTNISAERMLQMFGDPVGPFLRPAIEAFTPSMLQRWFAVNGLKTVTKAGNKVYPHTERAMDVLNLFTDRLRDGGISLAGSSPVQALEKTKAGFRVTTANFVVESNYVLIATGGISYPKTGSVGDGLNWAEKLGHSITPCRPGLAGFEVPPEMIRGREGRIIEKVTVDILAGGILHGTTHGIFEIEKWGVGGTALTDASRIIARKNLKNYSLVINRPDGKTEEIRPLRTRPIKEAMITVGGVDLREINFQTLESKVCAGLYFAGEVLDIDGPTGGYNLQAAFSTARLAVEQIGKRCGRKGFQPLLAPPKKPAGKAGKTRRRRKLPPG; this is encoded by the coding sequence ATGAACAAAACAGATCTCATCATCATCGGAGGCGGAGCGGCGGGACTTATGGCCGGCAGCGCAGCCGGCGAGCTCGGACTTCGTGCTCTGGTTCTTGAACGCAAAGCCAAACCGGGCCGCAAACTGCTCATGTGTGGAAATTCGCGCTGCAACCTCACCACCAATATTTCCGCGGAACGCATGCTGCAGATGTTCGGCGATCCCGTAGGCCCTTTTCTCCGTCCGGCCATAGAGGCCTTCACGCCCTCGATGTTGCAGCGCTGGTTTGCTGTTAACGGATTAAAGACCGTAACCAAAGCCGGCAATAAGGTCTATCCCCACACGGAACGGGCGATGGATGTACTGAACCTTTTCACCGACCGCCTCCGGGACGGCGGCATATCGCTCGCCGGCTCCTCGCCCGTCCAGGCCCTGGAAAAAACGAAGGCGGGCTTTCGTGTCACCACCGCAAACTTTGTTGTGGAATCAAACTATGTCCTGATTGCGACCGGTGGCATCAGCTATCCCAAAACCGGCTCCGTCGGCGACGGTCTGAACTGGGCGGAAAAACTCGGGCACAGCATAACGCCCTGCCGACCGGGGCTGGCCGGTTTCGAAGTGCCGCCGGAAATGATCCGCGGCCGGGAGGGGCGGATCATTGAAAAGGTTACCGTGGATATCCTTGCCGGCGGCATTCTGCACGGCACGACGCACGGCATTTTTGAAATTGAAAAGTGGGGGGTCGGCGGCACGGCGCTCACCGATGCTTCGCGTATCATCGCCCGGAAAAATCTCAAAAACTACAGCCTGGTCATCAATCGGCCCGACGGAAAAACCGAAGAAATCCGGCCGCTCCGAACCCGGCCGATCAAAGAGGCCATGATCACCGTCGGCGGGGTGGACCTGCGGGAAATTAATTTCCAGACCCTGGAATCGAAGGTTTGCGCCGGACTCTATTTCGCCGGTGAAGTGCTCGATATCGACGGTCCGACCGGCGGCTATAATCTGCAGGCCGCTTTTTCCACCGCCCGGCTTGCGGTTGAGCAGATCGGGAAACGCTGCGGCCGAAAAGGATTTCAGCCGCTGCTGGCCCCGCCGAAGAAACCGGCAGGAAAAGCAGGGAAAACGCGCCGCCGGAGGAAATTGCCGCCGGGGTGA
- a CDS encoding FKBP-type peptidyl-prolyl cis-trans isomerase: MIENGQKVKIHYTGTLDDGTQFDSSAGRDPLEFEMGAGMVIPGFEKGVADMEVGDKKSINIPAEEAYGERREDLVMNFEKSQLPDDLNPEIGMMLQMQGPQGQPVPVTVTAVEDEHIVIDANHQLAGQALNFELELVSVG; the protein is encoded by the coding sequence ATGATTGAAAACGGACAGAAAGTAAAAATTCACTACACCGGAACCCTCGATGACGGAACGCAGTTCGATTCCTCCGCCGGCCGCGATCCGCTGGAATTTGAAATGGGGGCCGGTATGGTGATTCCCGGTTTTGAAAAAGGGGTGGCCGACATGGAAGTGGGCGACAAGAAAAGCATCAATATCCCCGCTGAAGAAGCTTACGGCGAGCGTCGTGAAGATCTGGTGATGAATTTTGAAAAATCACAGCTGCCCGACGATCTCAACCCGGAAATCGGAATGATGCTTCAGATGCAGGGTCCGCAGGGACAGCCCGTCCCGGTTACCGTCACAGCCGTTGAAGACGAGCATATTGTCATCGATGCCAACCATCAGCTTGCCGGTCAGGCTCTGAACTTCGAGCTGGAACTGGTTTCCGTAGGCTGA
- a CDS encoding STAS domain-containing protein: protein MVDVQSNGRMVVGVVKIPDELSASTVDDFRSELATLISPGSNVHNYVIDMSEVDMIDSSGIGALLSLASKVRDFGGDIKISSLQTGPKRVFEIIRAHRHFEIFDNLEIAVNSY from the coding sequence ATGGTAGACGTACAATCAAATGGAAGAATGGTTGTGGGAGTGGTGAAAATTCCGGACGAACTTTCGGCATCAACCGTGGACGATTTCCGCAGCGAACTCGCCACCCTCATCTCACCCGGATCTAATGTGCATAACTATGTCATCGATATGTCCGAGGTAGATATGATCGACAGCTCCGGCATCGGAGCCCTGCTTTCGCTCGCCAGCAAGGTGCGCGACTTCGGCGGAGATATCAAAATTTCCTCGCTACAGACCGGGCCTAAGCGCGTGTTTGAAATCATCCGCGCCCACCGTCACTTCGAAATTTTCGACAATCTTGAAATTGCGGTTAACAGCTACTGA
- a CDS encoding transposase, with translation MGETELHWRDFLLSLKKGGMHGDKLITSDEHSGLLKAPRSALPGVPVQRYQALLQRNAVVYIPKADIREAVASDIRSMFNAPDHEEAERLLGKTVEKYRDKTAQLAVWMDGESASWFRVFCLSGEAWSDQYS, from the coding sequence ATGGGCGAAACCGAGCTTCATTGGCGTGACTTCCTGTTATCTTTGAAGAAAGGGGGAATGCACGGGGATAAACTGATAACCAGTGATGAGCATAGTGGGTTGTTAAAAGCTCCCCGGAGTGCTCTTCCCGGCGTTCCGGTGCAACGTTACCAAGCTCTCCTCCAACGCAATGCGGTTGTTTATATTCCGAAAGCTGATATACGTGAAGCGGTGGCATCTGACATCCGAAGTATGTTCAACGCCCCGGATCATGAAGAGGCCGAGCGTTTACTCGGAAAAACAGTAGAGAAATACCGAGATAAAACTGCCCAGCTGGCTGTATGGATGGATGGAGAATCTGCCAGTTGGTTTCGAGTTTTTTGCCTTTCCGGCGAAGCATGGTCCGACCAATATAGTTGA
- a CDS encoding C10 family peptidase, which produces MEKELQQPVRSSAAAAMAKGPESDTELHGPFLETVWNQCNPYNLLCPADPDGSQYYDYRAAVGCVPAAYAQVLAFHRWPVRGQGAHAYTYGDGSITGVHSVVFSDDYAWDRMQEDYDPWDTNPDPENDAIAELMYELGVAAEANYESGGTSSSTMTLGNRLGNYYYGSIDAHYSQSELITPLEADLRAGFPCIVSIPGLPL; this is translated from the coding sequence ATGGAGAAAGAATTACAGCAGCCTGTCCGTTCCTCGGCTGCGGCAGCTATGGCGAAAGGCCCGGAATCTGACACGGAATTACACGGTCCTTTTCTTGAAACGGTCTGGAATCAGTGCAATCCCTATAACCTGCTCTGTCCGGCCGATCCCGACGGCTCTCAATATTATGATTACCGTGCCGCGGTCGGCTGTGTACCAGCCGCCTATGCGCAGGTACTGGCCTTCCACCGCTGGCCGGTCCGCGGTCAGGGGGCGCATGCTTATACCTACGGAGATGGAAGCATTACCGGAGTGCACAGTGTTGTTTTTTCAGATGACTATGCGTGGGATCGTATGCAGGAAGATTATGATCCATGGGACACGAATCCGGACCCGGAAAATGATGCCATTGCCGAGCTGATGTATGAACTCGGCGTTGCGGCCGAAGCAAACTATGAATCGGGCGGAACAAGCTCTTCCACCATGACACTTGGAAATCGCCTTGGTAATTATTATTACGGTTCGATTGATGCACACTATTCGCAGTCGGAACTGATTACTCCGCTGGAAGCGGACCTTCGTGCCGGATTTCCCTGTATTGTCTCCATTCCCGGGCTGCCGTTGTAG
- a CDS encoding cold-shock protein codes for MNTGTVKWFSSEKGFGFITPDDGGTDLFVHHSEIQVSGYASLDEGQKVTYEVGQGQKGPCATNVTPA; via the coding sequence ATGAATACAGGCACAGTAAAATGGTTTAGCTCCGAAAAAGGTTTCGGATTTATCACTCCCGATGACGGGGGAACAGACCTCTTCGTGCACCATTCGGAAATCCAGGTTTCCGGTTATGCCTCTCTTGATGAAGGCCAGAAGGTGACTTATGAAGTGGGACAAGGTCAGAAAGGTCCTTGCGCTACTAACGTAACACCTGCTTAA
- a CDS encoding 3-keto-disaccharide hydrolase: protein MMKTILMILWVSAASAVMVPAEPAVPLHEPEIKIWTEKNEKGKDVYFMTVDGVMVHETDERIQPQPPVVTPGTPSCDDRVAGTAPSDALVLFDGTEASLKNWTDGKGNPTRWKLVDGALESVKKAGYIQTREHFGSCQLHVEWAAPVSVKGDGQKRGNSGVFLMGTYEVQVLDCYNNKTYPDGQAAALYGRKKPLVNACLPPGEWQTYDIIFHRPLFNKDGSVKRKATFTVLHNGVLVQDHVFLSGGTGWRGPHAAWPYGAHADALPLKLQDLGNPVRFRNIWIRPIEG from the coding sequence ATGATGAAAACAATATTGATGATCTTATGGGTTTCAGCGGCCTCCGCAGTCATGGTTCCGGCCGAGCCGGCCGTGCCGTTGCATGAGCCGGAAATCAAAATCTGGACCGAGAAGAATGAAAAGGGCAAGGATGTTTACTTCATGACCGTCGATGGAGTGATGGTGCATGAAACGGATGAGCGAATTCAGCCCCAGCCCCCGGTGGTAACGCCGGGAACTCCCAGCTGCGATGACCGGGTGGCGGGTACGGCGCCTTCCGATGCGCTTGTGTTATTCGACGGCACGGAGGCTTCGCTGAAAAACTGGACCGATGGAAAAGGCAATCCGACCCGCTGGAAGTTGGTGGACGGTGCGTTGGAATCCGTGAAGAAGGCTGGGTATATCCAGACCCGGGAACATTTCGGATCCTGTCAGTTGCACGTGGAGTGGGCCGCGCCGGTATCGGTTAAGGGCGATGGGCAGAAACGTGGAAACAGCGGCGTTTTCCTGATGGGGACCTATGAAGTGCAGGTGCTGGACTGTTATAATAATAAAACCTATCCCGACGGGCAGGCTGCCGCGTTGTACGGGCGTAAAAAACCGCTGGTGAATGCCTGTCTGCCGCCCGGTGAGTGGCAGACCTATGATATTATTTTCCACCGTCCGTTGTTTAATAAGGATGGAAGCGTAAAGCGTAAGGCCACGTTTACCGTATTGCACAATGGAGTGCTGGTGCAGGATCATGTTTTTTTGTCCGGCGGAACGGGTTGGCGTGGTCCTCATGCCGCCTGGCCTTATGGGGCTCATGCTGATGCATTGCCTTTGAAGTTGCAGGATCTTGGTAATCCCGTCCGCTTTCGCAATATCTGGATCCGGCCTATTGAGGGTTAG
- a CDS encoding thioredoxin-like domain-containing protein — MKKAFPLFGCAVLLLAGCSVKVASSLNKTLNGAVIDHHGDAVDSDYVLNTDFLLLYFSGHWCGPCRSFTPELVKYYNEKQGGQLYQVLFVSSDHSDTEMKHYMQSTEMPWPAVVYHSEARKIIKRQYAGSGIPQLVLLDNNGRILADSFKGNKYLGPQHVLNELEKRLEKRLKKREVDPVGISEITGKDLPTPSKLAKKFRVDGFGKTKNENMAFINGDIVMAGQKLDDGVMVENITDSFVEISYEKNRYKLFP; from the coding sequence ATGAAAAAGGCATTTCCCCTCTTCGGATGCGCAGTCTTGCTGCTTGCCGGCTGCAGCGTAAAAGTCGCATCGTCGTTAAATAAAACCCTCAACGGAGCCGTCATTGATCACCACGGCGATGCGGTCGACAGCGATTACGTACTCAATACGGACTTTCTGCTGCTCTATTTTTCCGGCCACTGGTGCGGCCCCTGCCGCAGCTTCACGCCCGAACTGGTGAAATATTATAATGAAAAACAGGGAGGCCAGCTCTATCAGGTTCTGTTCGTCAGCTCCGACCATTCCGATACGGAAATGAAGCATTACATGCAATCCACCGAAATGCCCTGGCCAGCCGTAGTTTATCATTCCGAAGCCCGCAAAATAATCAAGCGACAGTATGCAGGCTCCGGGATCCCTCAGCTCGTTCTGCTCGACAACAACGGCCGCATTCTCGCCGACAGCTTTAAAGGCAATAAATATCTCGGCCCGCAGCACGTTCTCAACGAACTGGAGAAGCGGCTCGAAAAACGCCTAAAAAAACGTGAAGTCGATCCCGTTGGCATTTCTGAAATAACCGGCAAAGACCTCCCCACCCCAAGCAAACTGGCAAAGAAATTTCGGGTCGACGGCTTTGGTAAAACAAAAAATGAAAACATGGCATTCATCAATGGCGACATTGTTATGGCCGGTCAGAAGCTCGACGATGGCGTCATGGTGGAAAACATAACCGACAGCTTCGTAGAAATTTCATACGAAAAGAACAGGTATAAGCTTTTCCCTTAA
- the rplU gene encoding 50S ribosomal protein L21 yields the protein MEAYAVIETGGKQYRVQQGDILDVELLTTEEGDSLEFDALAVSNGSELSIGTPVVDGAKVKASVVENLRGDKIYSFKKKRRKGYRRKIGHRQELTKIKVEAINA from the coding sequence ATGGAAGCATATGCAGTAATTGAAACCGGCGGTAAGCAGTACCGCGTTCAGCAGGGAGATATTCTTGATGTTGAACTGCTTACGACCGAAGAAGGTGACAGCCTTGAGTTTGACGCCTTGGCCGTATCCAACGGTTCCGAGCTCTCGATCGGCACTCCGGTTGTTGACGGTGCGAAAGTGAAAGCATCGGTTGTTGAAAATCTGCGCGGCGATAAGATTTATTCTTTTAAGAAGAAACGCCGTAAAGGATATCGTCGTAAAATCGGTCACCGTCAGGAACTGACCAAAATTAAAGTGGAAGCAATCAACGCATAA
- the rpmA gene encoding 50S ribosomal protein L27: MAHKKGQGSSSNGRDSNAQRRGVKRFGGEKVTAGTILVRQLGTRFHPGVNVGCGKDYTLFALKDGVVEFNKRQRKIHIREEVTA, from the coding sequence ATGGCTCATAAAAAAGGACAGGGTTCATCCAGCAACGGTCGCGACTCTAATGCACAGCGTCGCGGTGTTAAACGTTTCGGTGGAGAAAAGGTCACAGCAGGTACCATTCTGGTACGTCAGCTCGGTACCCGTTTTCATCCCGGTGTAAACGTCGGTTGCGGTAAGGACTATACACTCTTCGCACTGAAAGACGGTGTTGTTGAATTCAACAAGCGCCAGCGTAAAATTCATATTCGCGAAGAAGTCACGGCTTAA
- the obgE gene encoding GTPase ObgE has protein sequence MKHVVFKDRVKLYARAGNGGSGSISFRREKGIPKGGPDGGDGGHGGSVILRCDVNEDSLLPIYYQPHVKAKHAGGGSGQQKHGANSEDCIVKVAPGTVVTEAETGEFVGELTKDGEELVICKGGHGGLGNIRFKSSTNQTPRQYTEGTKGEEKVFWLELKLMADVGLVGYPNAGKSTLLSRLTHAHPKIAPYPFTTINPIVGTLEYPNFSRLKFADIPGLIDGAHEGVGLGHQFLRHIERSRFIIFVLDMAGTDDRNPTDDFLHLKDELHLHMEELSCTPYLVVANKMDTPGAEENLREFKARTGENIFEISAELGEGLEPIKDYLYKHFFETPRVLAETAEIEQERSAEDSE, from the coding sequence ATGAAACACGTTGTATTTAAAGATCGCGTTAAACTCTATGCCCGGGCCGGCAACGGCGGCAGCGGCAGTATTTCATTCCGCCGTGAAAAGGGAATTCCGAAAGGGGGGCCCGACGGCGGCGACGGCGGGCACGGCGGTTCAGTGATTCTGCGGTGTGATGTGAATGAGGATTCGCTGCTGCCGATCTACTATCAGCCGCATGTGAAGGCGAAGCATGCTGGAGGCGGGTCCGGACAGCAGAAGCATGGAGCCAATTCGGAAGACTGCATTGTCAAGGTGGCGCCGGGCACGGTGGTCACGGAAGCGGAAACCGGTGAATTTGTGGGAGAGCTGACCAAAGACGGTGAAGAGCTGGTGATTTGCAAAGGCGGCCACGGCGGGCTCGGCAATATCCGCTTCAAAAGCTCCACCAACCAGACCCCGCGGCAGTATACCGAAGGCACCAAAGGTGAAGAAAAGGTCTTCTGGCTGGAGCTTAAACTCATGGCCGATGTCGGCTTGGTCGGTTATCCCAATGCCGGAAAATCAACGTTGCTCAGTCGGCTGACCCATGCGCATCCCAAAATTGCCCCGTATCCGTTTACGACGATTAATCCAATTGTCGGCACGTTGGAGTATCCAAACTTCAGCCGTCTTAAATTTGCCGATATTCCCGGGCTGATCGATGGCGCGCATGAGGGCGTCGGTCTGGGGCATCAGTTTCTGCGGCATATTGAGCGATCGCGTTTTATTATTTTTGTGCTGGATATGGCCGGAACGGATGACCGGAATCCGACCGACGATTTTCTTCATCTCAAGGATGAGCTTCATCTGCATATGGAAGAGCTCTCCTGCACGCCGTATCTGGTTGTCGCCAATAAAATGGATACGCCTGGCGCGGAAGAAAACCTGCGCGAGTTCAAGGCCCGCACTGGGGAGAACATTTTTGAAATTTCCGCCGAGCTCGGAGAGGGGCTTGAGCCGATCAAAGATTATCTTTACAAACATTTCTTTGAAACGCCGCGGGTGCTTGCGGAAACCGCCGAAATTGAGCAGGAACGATCCGCCGAAGATTCCGAATAA